The Lactuca sativa cultivar Salinas chromosome 2, Lsat_Salinas_v11, whole genome shotgun sequence genome includes a window with the following:
- the LOC111876411 gene encoding high affinity nitrate transporter 2.7 has translation MESTIKFSIAVDSDHRATEFRPFSISSPHMRAFHLAWLSLFSCFFSTFAIPPLLPIIREDLHLSPSDVGTAGIAAFAGSIISRLAMGPACDLFGPRLASATLSLVTAPILLSAAFISSPLSFILLRFFVGFSLANFVANQFWMSSMFSGCTVGLANGVAAGWANVGSGLTQLLMPIIFSILNTNFNFTQSASWRLAFVVPAVFQATMALLVLAYGQDLPDGKYKKFKKEEKDSFGLFLNGITNYRGWVLGLTYGFCFGVELTMDNIIAEYFYDRFGVNMETAGVIAASFGFANWVSRPTGGVVSDELGRRFGMKGRLWGLWVVQTVAGLLCLWLGRVNSLWGSIVVMCGFSFFVQAASGLTFGVVPFVSKRSMGVISGMTGSGGTVGAVVTQLLLFSGDTKFSTQTGISLMGVMMIVSTLSLTTIYFRDGGGMFCGSSDYDYQPLP, from the exons ATGGAGTCCACAATAAAATTTTCCATAGCAGTCGACTCCGACCACAGAGCCACCGAATTCCGGCCATTTTCTATCTCCTCCCCCCACATGCGAGCATTCCACCTCGCCTGGCTCTCTCTCTTCTCTTGTTTCTTCTCCACTTTCGCCATCCCTCCCCTCCTCCCCATCATCCGTGAAGACCTCCATCTCTCCCCTTCCGATGTCGGCACAGCTGGAATAGCCGCCTTCGCCGGCTCCATCATCTCCCGTCTCGCCATGGGCCCCGCCTGCGACCTCTTCGGCCCACGTCTCGCCTCCGCCACCCTCTCCCTCGTGACGGCCCCCATCCTCCTCTCCGCCGCTTTCATCTCCTCTCCATTATCCTTCATCTTGCTTCGTTTCTTCGTTGGCTTCTCACTCGCCAACTTCGTAGCTAACCAGTTCTGGATGAGCTCCATGTTTTCCGGGTGCACGGTTGGATTAGCCAACGGTGTAGCTGCCGGGTGGGCCAACGTCGGGTCGGGTCTCACCCAGTTACTCATGCCGATTATCTTTTCTATATTAAACACAAACTTCAATTTCACACAGTCTGCTAGCTGGCGTCTTGCTTTTGTGGTGCCTGCCGTGTTTCAAGCAACAATGGCGCTTCTCGTATTGGCTTATGGTCAGGACCTGCCGGACGGAAAGTACAAAAAGTTTAAAAAAGAGGAGAAAGACTCATTCGGGTTGTTTTTGAATGGGATTACGAATTACAGGGGATGGGTTTTAGGCTTAACGTATGGTTTTTGCTTTGGAGTGGAACTGACAATGGATAACATAATTGCAGAGTATTTCTACGATAGATTCGGGGTGAACATGGAGACGGCGGGGGTGATAGCGGCTAGCTTTGGGTTTGCGAATTGGGTATCTCGGCCGACGGGAGGGGTGGTTTCCGATGAGTTAGGGAGGAGGTTTGGGATGAAAGGGAGGTTGTGGGGGTTGTGGGTGGTGCAGACGGTGGCTGGGTTGCTTTGTTTATGGTTGGGTCGAGTTAATTCGTTGTGGGGTTCGATTGTGGTGATGTGTGGGTTCTCGTTTTTTGTCCAAGCTGCGTCAGGACTTACGTTTGGAGTAGTACCATTTGTTTCCAAAAG ATCAATGGGGGTGATATCGGGAATGACGGGAAGCGGAGGTACGGTGGGGGCGGTGGTAACACAACTGCTACTGTTTTCCGGTGACACCAAATTTTCGACACAAACTGGGATTTCCTTGATGGGTGTTATGATGATTGTGTCTACTCTGTCGCTGACCACCATCTACTTCCGCGATGGGGGTGGCATGTTCTGTGGCTCTTCCGACTACGACTACCAACCGCTTCCCTGA
- the LOC111876410 gene encoding zinc finger CCCH domain-containing protein 41, translating into MELKVPAHEPGRSPSVSESNPNEKEISDDDDDDRNHKHRRRDDARSQSLERDSMEQVFTNKPYRRGNKPFENGHIYREQGSHSNDTWKNYNFNPMDKRRQGPLDLNQRIRDPGPMRGRGNWNQHDPRFNSVDIASRIAQQGSVPPGMFGGRGLPSVSNAYGPSWSAFGLVPGIPNGGIDTLHTLGLQGTYRAINPSMNMGMGLPRQRCRDFEEQGFCLRGDMCPMEHGVNRIVVEDVQSLSQFNLPVSLQNANLPGAPSGAGSLPAPGAPTTSFKASRGKTRKSGVSGNANNAHELNDALIDPSPSVGADFYDPDQPLWGNDSQTSPALQSINQSNVKENRPLLDPGPSGSDEHMVSKITSTKNKETKENIISKPIPSNFETIEKQDPSNSGQAVHLHKRNDINGKSVRKPTQKAQRTVFVSGIPLQQNKRESLFSHFHKFGEVIDIHIPINTDRAFVQFSKGEEAEAALTAPDAVMGNRFIRLFWANRDNVPPINGYNNSNVPIPPRGPPVSSTSHNGTSAPSSDLPKPVIINTPKVPPPSQKKLENLEVLKEELRKKQEMLDRKRNDFRRKLDKLAKQATGVKGETEGEQVAKRQKLGSVADNSEKAATSSSIDPEKAIDNGSKSMESGVQQSCKSSNAIAMQETPVLKPSLRPLMPINPSVVTNRFKLDNRPTAFKIVSTLPNDLANVAALKEHFSQFGDLSKVELDDVVGPSDGGNNDNGRARVYFTTRHSAEKAYLSGKSWNGHNLQFSWMKSSSSNQSPLSTSKGNSDAEKPGDGESEKMEIDKESDESKNKE; encoded by the exons ATGGAGCTTAAAGTTCCAGCCCATGAACCAGGTCGCTCACCTTCTGTATCCGAAAGCAATCCTAATGAGAAAGAAatcagtgatgatgatgatgatgatcgcAACCATAAGCATCGTAGAAGAGATGATGCAAGGTCTCAGTCACTGGAAAGAGATTCCATGGAACAAGTATTTACTAATAAGCCATACAGAAGAGGAAACAAACCTTTTGAAAATGGGCATATTTACAGGGAACAAGGTTCCCATTCCAATGACACATGGAAAAATTACAATTTCAACCCTATGGACAAAAGACGACAAGGACCTTTGGATTTGAACCAAAGAATTAGGGATCCTGGCCCAATGAGGGGTAGAGGAAACTGGAATCAACATGATCCAAGATTCAACTCTGTTGATATTGCTTCTAGAATAGCTCAACAAGGATCTGTACCCCCTGGTATGTTTGGTGGAAGGGGTTTACCAAGTGTTTCAAATGCATATGGTCCATCTTGGAGTGCATTTGGTTTGGTTCCAGGTATACCAAATGGTGGTATTGATACACTACATACCCTTGGTTTACAAGGAACATATAGAGCCATTAATCCCTCCATGAACATGGGAATGGGACTGCCACGTCAGCGTTGTAGAGACTTTGAAGAACAGGGTTTTTGCCTAAGAGGTGATATGTGCCCAATGGAACATGGTGTCAATCGTATTGTTGTTGAAGACGTTCAG AGCCTTTCACAGTTTAATCTCCCTGTATCGCTTCAAAATGCAAATCTGCCCGGAGCACCATCTGGGGCAGGATCTTTACCTGCCCCTGGTGCCCCAACCACCTCATTCAAAGCTTCACGTGGCAAGACTAGGAAAAGTGGAGTTAGTGGCAATGCTAATAATGCACATGAGTTAAATGATGCATTAATTGATCCTTCTCCAAGTGTTGGAGCTGACTTTTATGATCCAGATCAGCCTCTATGGGGTAACGATTCTCAAACATCACCTGCATTACAATCAATAAATCAATCCAATGTGAAGGAAAACAGGCCTTTGTTGGATCCTGGCCCATCTGGGTCTGATGAACATATGGTATCCAAGATTACAAGTACAAAAAACAAAGAAACCAAAGAGAATATAATCTCAAAACCAATCCCTTCAAATTTTGAGACAATTGAAAAACAGGATCCATCAAATAGTGGTCAAGCTGTTCACCTCCATAAACGAAACGACATAAATGGGAAAAGTGTCAGAAAGCCTACACAGAAAGCACAACGAACAGTATTTGTGAGTGGCATACCCCTCCAACAAAACAAAAGGGAATCCCTATTTTCACATTTTCATAAATTTGGGGAAGTTATCGATATCCACATTCCTATAAACACGGATCGTGCTTTTGTCCAGTTTTCCAAAGGAGAAGAAGCAGAAGCTGCTTTAACAGCACCTGATGCTGTGATGGGTAATCGGTTCATTAGGTTATTTTGGGCTAATCGTGATAATGTTCCTCCTATTAATGGGTATAATAATAGTAATGTTCCAATACCTCCACGTGGCCCACCAGTTTCATCAACATCACATAATGGAACATCTGCTCCTTCTTCTGATCTCCCAAAGCCCGTgatcatcaacaccccaaaagtCCCTCCACCTTCACAAAAGAAGCTGGAGAATTTAGAGGTTTTGAAAGAGGAGCTTCGCAAAAAGCAAGAAATGCTTGATCGGAAAAGGAATGACTTTAGGCGCAAGTTAGACAAACTTGCGAAACAA GCTACAGGTGTAAAAGGGGAGACGGAAGGTGAACAGGTGGCGAAAAGACAGAAACTTGGAAGTGTAGCTGATAATTCTGAAAAAGCTGCAACTTCAAGTTCCATTGATCCTGAAAAAGCAATCGATAATGGTAGCAAATCTATGGAGTCTGGTGTTCAACAAAGTTGTAAATCAAGTAATGCAATTGCAATGCAAGAAACACCGGTTTTGAAACCATCATTACGACCATTGATGCCGATTAATCCATCGGTTGTCACGAATCGGTTCAAACTGGACAATCGTCCCACTGCTTTTAAGATTGTTTCAACTCTACCAAATGATCTTGCCAAt GTTGCAGCTTTGAAGGAACATTTTTCTCAATTTGGTGATTTGTCGAAGGTGGAGTTGGATGATGTTGTAGGGCCCAGTGATGGTGGAAATAACGATAATGGAAGAGCTCGTGTGTATTTCACGACACGACATTCAGCTGAGAAGGCGTATTTGAGTGGTAAAAGCTGGAATGGTCATAACTTgcagttttcatggatgaaatctaGCAGCAGCAACCAGAGTCCCTTATCCACTTCCAAAGGAAATTCAGATGCTGAAAAACCTGGAGATGGGGAGTCTGAAAAAATGGAGATTGATAAAGAATCAGATGAAAGTAAAAATAAAGAGTAA